In the Danaus plexippus chromosome 4, MEX_DaPlex, whole genome shotgun sequence genome, one interval contains:
- the LOC116768505 gene encoding solute carrier family 22 member 3-like → MKDNTEVTNVADILEKFGKYQMLQYFYASLPALVVAMINVNYIFVAGEVNYRCRVPECDSLNSTYNVTWWPASVDECSKPVLNQTLDDVLCTNDSFAGSREKCTDWIYENHDTIISEYDLACQPWKRTMVGTIHNIGMALAEMAAGWLADIYGRKFTTVICAIGCIIGNFKTLAPNYNTYVSIEFIEALICGGVYTSGGVLMLEIAGSDQRLLAGVVFAYAVYMGEAIFALIGMAVPYWKSLIQIICTPSLLFFFYFISIHESPRWLIIKDRIDEAREILKNMVRMNKLNVDEDELNNIDNEKLKALYSYGDSTKKQGLKQIYQCKKLLLWVLVSSFCRFTVSFVYYGLLINSVVLPGDKYTNFLLAAVMSFPGELISLFLMNKIGRKLPLMVGFLLCGISCVASGYVSNEHAWLKICLFLVGKLVTAACYTGTLTYSMELFPTSVRGSLIGLCTLAACLGNMLAPLTPLLTPLLSSILFASSAVISSVLLIFTPETKGAPLIDTIEQIYDKSLSERKKQNENSKENSESMNTRF, encoded by the exons atgaagGATAACACAGAAGTAACAAATGTTGCagatatattagaaaaatttggTAAATACCAAATGTTACAGTATTTCTATGCCAGTTTACCGGCTCTTGTTGTGGCTAtgattaatgtaaattatatatttgtggcAGGTGAAGTGAATTATAG ATGTCGCGTACCAGAATGTGATTCAttaaattctacatacaaTGTTACGTGGTGGCCAGCGAGTGTGGATGAGTGCTCCAAACCTGTCCTCAATCAGACTTTGGACGATGTATTATGTACCAACGACAGTTTTGCTGGATCCAGAGAAAAATGTACGGACTGGATATACGAGAATCATGACACTATTATATCAGAg tATGATTTAGCATGCCAACCGTGGAAGAGGACCATGGTTGGCACCATTCACAACATCGGTATGGCTTTAGCAGAAATGGCTGCCGGATGGTTAGCAGACAT TTATGGCCGTAAATTTACAACTGTTATTTGTGCTATTGGATGCATTATAGGGAATTTCAAAACCCTAGCTCCGaattacaatacatatgtTAGCATAGAGTTCATAGAAGCACTTATTTGTGGAGGAGTTTACACGAGCGGGGGTGTCTTGA TGCTTGAAATAGCTGGTAGTGATCAGCGATTACTGGCTGGAGTAGTATTTGCGTATGCCGTATACATGGGAGAAGCTATATTCGCATTGATTGGAATGGCAGTACCATATTGGAAATCACTCATCCAGATAATCTGTACGCCCTCTCTATTATTCttcttttactttatttcGATACATGAAAGCCCTAGATGGCTCATTATTAAAGACAGAATTGACGAAGCCagagaaatattgaaaaatatggtGAGGATGAACAAACTCAACGTTGATGAGgacgaattaaataatattgacaacGAAAAACTTAAAGCTCTATACAGTTATGGGGACTCAACAAAAAAACAAggcttaaaacaaatatatcagtGTAAAAAGTTATTGTTGTGGGTGTTAGTCTCATCCTTCTGCAGGTTTACTGTTAGTTTCGTTTATTATGGACTACTCATTAATTCTGTAGTGTTGCCAGGCGATAAATACACAAACTTCCTATTAGCAGCCGTCATGTCATTTCCAGGAGAATTGatatctttgtttttaatgaataaaattggcAGAAAGTTACCGTTAATGGTCGGCTTTCTTTTATGTGGAATATCATGTGTTGCTTCTGGATACGTATCAAATG AGCACGCATGGCTGAAAATCTGCCTATTCCTTGTTGGAAAATTAGTAACAGCAGCTTGCTATACTGGCACCTTAACCTATTCCATGGAGCTGTTCCCCACGAGTGTAAGGGGATCGTTGATTGGTTTATGTACCCTGGCAGCCTGTCTCGGAAATATGTTAGCGCCGCTCACCCCACTCCTG aCTCCGCTGTTGTCGTCAATACTGTTCGCCAGTTCGGCAGTTATATCAAGTGTACTCCTCATTTTCACTCCGGAGACAAAGGGCGCTCCTCTCATAGACACCATAGAACAGATTTATGATAAGTCTTTGAGCGAAAGAAAAAAACAGAATGAAAATAGTAAAGAGAACTCCGAATCTATGAATACACGGTTTTGA